GACTTCGTGGCGAAGCTGATGGACGTCTACCCTGACGGGCGATCGATGCTCATAGCAGACGGCATCATAAGAGGTCGATTCAGAAGATCGTTGAGCAGAGAGGAGTTGCTTGAACCCGGGGCCATATATGAGTTCGACATAGATCTCTGGTCGACAGCGATAATCTTCAACAAAGGTCATCGGATCAAACTCCATATCACCAGTAGCAATTACCCGCGCTTCGATATCAATCCGAACACCGGTCAGGATTATCATGAGGGATACGAGATGAAGGTGGCCGAAAACACCATCTATCACGACAAAAATCACCCATCACATATCCTGTTGCCGATTGTACCTCTGGAGAGGAAGGATGGAAGATGAGCTAAGAGCCCGAAATCGGGCTCTTGGTTACACTTATATCATGTTAAACGCCTCTATCGCCTTATGATACTCCCCCTTAGCCAGGGCCAATACGCCTTTCCAGTAGTTTTCATCGGCCATCGCTCCACGTTTATGGGTTTCCAATGTTCTAAGATGTGCGGCGCAGGCTGTGATGAACCGTGATCTCTCCCTCGGACTGAGCTCCAACAGGGTTTTAGCCGCTGAGGAAAGCCTCTCGATGATGAGATCGCATACCTTCTCGCCCAATTCCCTTGAAGCGTGAACCCTTGGATCCTCACCACCGACGCCGTCCATCGGTGTCCCCGGCGGCTCAGCCTCCTTCATCTCCACCAGATCCGGAATGAGATACATCATGATCGATGTCTCCCATTTCGCGGCGTGATCTCCCCTATAGCCTATGTCACAGGCGGCCTCATACTCAGGCATGGCATAGATACACATCCCACTTCGATACATCACCTCCAGCGCAGCCCTTTTGATCTGGTAAACCTGCTCAAATCCGTAATGTCCTGTAACGGCTATGATTACCCTGAAGCCGACATGCCCCATTTGTTCGAAGATCGATACTGCCAGATCGTGTATCAGATCTTCCGACATTCTCACTGTCCAAGGATGAGGCATACCGCCTATGGGCCAGAAGGTGGCCGGCGTTACCACCCCTCCGCCCTTTTGAGCTGCCCTGAT
The genomic region above belongs to Candidatus Poribacteria bacterium and contains:
- a CDS encoding CocE/NonD family hydrolase encodes the protein MLIPAGPMDQSELEKKPDVLVFQTESLEEPVQVIGRITVKLWASSSCVDTDFVAKLMDVYPDGRSMLIADGIIRGRFRRSLSREELLEPGAIYEFDIDLWSTAIIFNKGHRIKLHITSSNYPRFDINPNTGQDYHEGYEMKVAENTIYHDKNHPSHILLPIVPLERKDGR
- a CDS encoding creatininase family protein produces the protein MEEVRWERLRPREIEARFKEFPVVYTPFGSLEWHGYHNPLGLDAVKAWELCIRAAQKGGGVVTPATFWPIGGMPHPWTVRMSEDLIHDLAVSIFEQMGHVGFRVIIAVTGHYGFEQVYQIKRAALEVMYRSGMCIYAMPEYEAACDIGYRGDHAAKWETSIMMYLIPDLVEMKEAEPPGTPMDGVGGEDPRVHASRELGEKVCDLIIERLSSAAKTLLELSPRERSRFITACAAHLRTLETHKRGAMADENYWKGVLALAKGEYHKAIEAFNMI